agaagcaaaaataaaagaaaacctccCTTTTTCTAAGATTAGTTTCATTTCTTCTCCCCAGTTCCTTCCAGACTTCAAACTATCTTGGGTTGAGAAAACTCTCAACTCTCTTTTCCCCACCACAGTCTGGCACCCTTTTGTACCCCAACCTGTAGGGCCTATCCCCAGAACTCCTCCTATTTCCCTCCTGCCGTACGAGGCATAGCAGTTGTCCTGAGCCACAGTGACACCGTTGTAGGGGAGCAGCCAGGCCAGCTCTGTACTCAAGAAACGCTTGatagaatttattggttcataaGGCCGCCGAAGGTCCCAAAATTTGATTTTCCGGTCGCTCCCAGCAGAGACTAGGAAATGACTGTGAAAAGAGAGGAGAAGATTGACTGAACAAATCTACAAGAGTAGCCTGTCCCAGTCTTCACCTGCCACCTCCACGACTCTCCTCTTCTATACCTGTTAGCTTTGCACCACTGAAGGGTACGCACAGCCTGGTCATGGGCGAGAAAACACTGGAAGGGGTAGAGCTTCAAGGAGCCGTCAGACAGCCGTATCCGCTGCAGAGGTGAGTTAGTGGGAAGGTTCCAGAAAACCACCATGCCTGAGGTAGGGACAGAATGTATAGGCATTAAAGGCAGGTTCtcccttgctttcttttcttttttttttggacatgGTTCTGGTTTAAAagaattagtttatttattttttaaaagatttatttattcttctatcccctgccccccacccccattgtctgctctctgtgtccatttactgtgtgttcttctttgtctgcttgcattgttgtCACCCACACCAggaatctctttttgttgtgtcatcttgctgcgtcagttctctgtgtgtgtggcaccactcctgggcaggctgtgcttttttcagtGGGGCGgatctccttgaggggcgcactccttgcgtgtggggctcccctacatgagggacacccctgtatggcatggcactccttgcacgcatcagcactgcgcatgggtcagctcaccacacaggtcaggaggccctgggtttgaatcctggacctcctatgtggtaggcagacactatcaattgagccaaatccgcttcccccttgCTTTATTTTCCATCTTTGGGACCCTAGGACCTTTGACTTCTACTCTCAGTTCACTTATGAAAGGATATGGGGATCATGATTAGCTACCCAACAACCCCTTTATCATTTAAGTAGTCAATTTGATATTTTATCCCCAATGcttatcaataaaaaataatagctcAGCCTGGGATCTGCAGTAAAGGAAGGCAGGCTGAACACCCAGTAGCATCTACTCTCCACTAATTAAAAGTAAAGGGATGTGAAGAAAGTATAAGCTCTCTAGGATGAGGGTTGGCAATCTATAGCCAATGGGCCAAATACAGCCTGCCACCTATATTGGCACATAAAGTTTTACTGGAGCACAGTCATATCTATTCATTTTACCTAATGCCTATGGCTGCTCTTACCTTACAATAGCAGAGGTGAGTAGTTGCAGCATGTCCATACAGCgctcaaaacctaaaatatttacaatttggccctttacagaaaagctTACCAACTCCTACTCTaaaacaaacagaataaacaaggaACCAAAAACGACAAAATGTAGAGGAATGgaaaacaaatggacaaatagaAACCAACTTGACTGACCCAAAAGTTAAATACAAGACTGGCAGAGGGGAAGGTAATCAAAGGGAAAACTTTGATAAAAATAAGAgctatagtaatggaagaaacggTAGCATtcatctggagaaagtggccacagtactgctaagagcagggagagggaagaagagacctggagatgtcctaaatgataatgcagggatagatgctggactttatacacctttccataacccactgaatattctggggtagagtgtaaactacaatgtaaactataatccatgcggtgtagcagtgctccaaaatgtattcaccaaatgcaatgaatgtaccacactgatgaaagaggttgatgatgtgggaggagtgggggggggtaaggggagtatgtgggaacctcttatattttttaatgtaacattttatgtgatctatgtatcttcaaaaaaaaaaaaaagacaatttaacaaaaaataaaataaaataaagtaaaagatgaattacaaaaccataaaattttaaaaaattactggggACCCCACCCCAATCAAGATAGCACAGTGATTACTaggaatacatccagaagaactgaaaactgtgacatgaacagatatttgcacatcggTATTCACagcggtgttattcacaattgccaaaagatggaaactaccCAAGTGCCCATAATCCaataaatgggtaaacaaaatgtggtttatacatatgatggaatactatgctgcagtaagaagaaatgaaattggggcacaCATGATaaacatgtatgaatcttgaagtcattatgctaagtgaaataaatcagacaccaaaggacaaatgttacattgtctcactaatatgacctaaatacaaagaataaatgcatggagttaaaatctagagtataggttattaagagataagaggagggctgtgatgtttaatgtaggtagaagttttaacttacttgactgtaaatgtatggaaatgagtagagttgatggtaacatattataatgaGTAGCAGCTAGttaataaatgggattgtggctgaaaagggtagtctagggatataaatgtcaactgaaagaaagctagagaataagctagggactgaataacatagtgaatccagagttggatgagaattgtagttaacagtataaatgtaagaatgtccttctgtgaactagaacggatgtatgtcactattgcacgttggtgggaatgtggaaaagcatgggaaaaatacaattaatgtaacctatggactctAGTTAACATAACAGACTGTAATATTCCTGCATCagtgccaaaaatgtactgtgttaataataggggggtatggaaaaaatatgccaaatgtatgctatggaccatagttaatggtaacagtctgatgatattatcttataatctgtaacaaatgttccacaatggagtggtgtgttggtgaagggttgttgtatgggaattctatacatgtgcatgattgttctataagctcacaacttctgtaataaaaatacattaaaaataaataataaaaactttaagaaggtaaaaaaaaattatgcttagTATGAGACCACAATAAAAATTAGATatgtgggagagaaaaaaagatggcagagtgagaggCTTCAGAGCTCCTTACCCTCACAAACATTTTGAACCACCATCAGTAACTGATacaaacatctttctcaaagctctagGAACAAAGGACTATAATAACagggtgagtgccaaatcaaaacaaaaaagcggatgtggctcaagtgactgggctcccatctaccatatgggaagccccagATTTGATTCCTAGGAACTcatggtaaaggcaagctggcctgtgccacagagagctgagctggcacagcaagatgatgcaacaaagggagatgtagaggagagacagtgagagacggagatgaggtggctcaaacaactgagtgcctttctcccaAACTGGaagttccaggatcagttcccggtgcctcctaaagagaaagtcgagaaaaaaagacaagcagacatagaacacacagcaaatggatacagagagcgagcacaaacaataatggtggggtgggagaggtaaaaaaaaaagaaaggaagaaaaagtccACTTAAAAACAGTAAGATATCCTGGTGCCTCACTGGCTCAGCACGGAACCAGCCCATGCTCCCAGTGACGATCCCTGGTCTTGGTTCTGGAAGGAGCAGAGTAATCCTCATGCACATACTGGCGTAAGTATGTCTGGCCCTATTTGTCTGGAAGTGGCCTGAAGGACTTGCTgttccagaacttgccctgcatgtagaagagCTCATCAAGCTCTTCTACACaatgctccaggaatcagtccttctaacaaaacaatcattttGGAACTCTGGTGGAACACTGTGCAGTATCTAAGGAAAAGCTGGAAGAAGAGGGTGGTAAATTGTCATAAATACCAATGATTTTCACCCTCTGTCCAGCAGCTACCATTCCCCATCCCCCAGACAGGCAGCAGTGGGGAATGCAGATCATGCTCCTGGTATAGTTTGCCAGGGCCGATGCCAGGCTTAGACTATCAAAATCTGGGGATGTGTGATCTGGTGACTGGTCACTGTTGTTGATTAGATACTTCAAAGTGCTGGGCAGCCAACTCTAGGAAGGCTAGTGTTCCAACCCCCTGCAGGGAAAAGCAGCTGAAGATTCTTAAAGCAGTACCTACTCTTTTTCCCATCCTTTAGATACTTTCCATTCCCCATTTGGAAGCAAAACTAGTTTAGAAAAGCCACAAATTGACGGCTCCAGCCCACaagaaaaacataaacaaaaaacccTTGTAGTACCAGAGGACTGGGAGGACTAGACTTCCAGAGTTACAACATAATACTCACATGTCCAGATTttgacaaaaaaattttaaaaaacacaaagaagcaggaaagtaTTGCCCatgcacaggaaaaaaagaatttgccagaaaCCATTTCGAGGCAGTTCATACCCTAGAACTAttagtcaaagactttaaatcaaccaTCTTAGATatgttcaatgagctaaaggaattcatacatatatatgaaaaaaaaaaaacttgaggaaattaggaaaatgttgTCTATACAAAattaagagatggaaattataaaaaggaaccaaatagaaattttggggctgcaaagtacagtaattaccaaaaaaacccacaaaaaacaactCCGTTAAATAGAATCAACAgctgatttgaacaggcagaagaatggATCAGTGAATTTGAAATGTGAAGATAAGACAACAGAAATTATAAAGTTGAGgggcagaaattttaaaaataatgaagaaaaatgaacagagcctaagggacctgtgggataccatcaagtataccaacaCATACATCACTGGAATCCCAGAAGaacaagagagaaaggggcataaaaagtatttgaagatatAATAGCCAAAACTTCACAGATCTGATGAAAGACAGAGACATATATAtacaagaagctcaacaaactccaagcacCAAGACACATTATAGTGAAATTGTCTAAATCCACAGACAAAGacaggattttgaaagcagcaacagaaaagtgGCTTGTTACATACAAGGGCTGCCTAATAAAATTAAGAGCAGATTTCTCATCACAAACCATGAAGaccagaagacagtggaatgatgCCTTTAAAGCCcttaatgggaaacggacttggcccagtggttagggcgtctgtctaccacatgggaggtccacggttcaaaccctgggcatccttgacctgtgtggagctggcccatgtgcagtactgatgcacacaaggagcgccctgccacgcaggggtgtcccccgcgtaggggagccccacgcgcaaggagtgagccccgtaaggagagccgaccagcacgaaagaaagtgcagcctgcccaggaatggcaccgcccacactttccgttccgctgacaacagaagcggacaaagaaacaagacgcagcaagtggacacagagaacagacaaccgggggagggggggaaattaagtaaataaataaataaatctttttaaaaaaataaaataaaaaaataaagtccttaagaaaaaaactgttaaccaagaattctttatctgacaaaattatattttaaaaatgaaaatgaaattaagacatttacagataaacaaaagctgagagttCCTTACCAGAAGACCTGACCTataagaaacactaaagggagtccCTTCAGGCTGAATTAAAAGGGCACTACACAATAACTTAAAGCCAcaagaaggaataaaaaacacTGGTAAAGTAACTactataggtaaatataaaatcctgtattattgtatttttggtttgtattaggttggtgcaaaggtaattgtggttttgcattgttgaaatttggcatttgatattggaatacattcttaaatgtgcatttctcactatgtttttttgcaaatgacttattacttgctgtttattttatatgtattttagactatagaaatgacgttagacaaaaagcaaatttgagttatttcttatttgagttcaaaatgggtcgtacTGCGTGgtaaagctggcccacgcacagtgctgatgcgcgcaaggagtgccgtgccatacaggggtgtcccctgcataggggagccccatgcgcaaggactgtgcccctcaaggagagccacccagcgtgaaaaaagtgcagcctgcccaggagtggggccgcatgcactgagaactgacgcagcaagatacttcaacaaaaagagacacagattcctggtgccactgacaagaatacaagcggatacagaagaacacacagcaaatggacacagaaagcagacaaatgggggagggggaggagagagaaatgaattttaaaaataaaagtaaattaaattttaaaaagggtcaTAAAACAGCAGAGataacttgcaacatcaacaatgctTTTGGCCAAGAATGACTAATGAATGtgcagtgcagtggtggttcaagaagttttgcagtGCCCCCGGCGGCCCCGCTCCTTGCAGCGGCGGGGCCCGCACGGCGGCCATGGCGGCGGGCGCCGGGGCCAGGGTGGCCCCGCGCTGGCTGAAGGCGCTGGCCGAGCCGCTGAGCGCGGCGCAGCTGCGGCGGCTGGAGGAGCACGGCTACGCCGCCGTCGGCGTCTCCCTGCTCGAGCCGCCGCTGCAGCTCTACTGGACCTGGCTGCTGCGGTGGGTCCCGCTGTGGATGGCCCCCAACACCATCACCCTCCTCGGCCTCGCCGTCACCCTGCTCACCACGCTCCTGCTCGTCGCCTACTGCCCCACTGCCACCGAGGAGGCACCATACTGGACATTCCTTTTATGTGCCCTGGGACTCTTTTTCTACCAGTCACTGGATGCAATTGATGGGAAACAAGCCAGAAGAACAAATTCTTGTTCTCCTTTAGGGGAACTTTTTGACCATGGTTGTGACTCTCTTTCCACAGTGTTAATGGCAGTTGGAGCATCAATTGCTGTTCGCTTAGGAACCCATCCTGACTGGTTGTTTTTCTGCTCTTTTATTGGAATGTTCATGTTTTATTGTGCTCACTGGCAGACTTATGTTTCAGGCGTATTGAGGTTTGGAAAAGTGGATGTAACTGAAATCCAGGTAGCGTTAATAATCGTCTTTGTGTTGTCTACATTTGGAGGAGCAACAATGTGGGACTATACGATACCCattctagaaataaaattgaagattGTTCCAGTTCTTGGAGTAGTAGGTGGAGCAGTTTTTTCCTGTTCAAATTATTTTCATGTTATCCTTCATGGTGGTGTTGGCAAGAATGGATCTACTATAGCAGGCACCAGTGTCTTGTCACCTGGACTCCACATTGGACTAATTATCATACTGGCAATAATGATCTATAAAAAGTCAGCAACTAATGTGTTTGAAAAACATCCTTGTCTTTATACCTTAATGTTTGGATGTGTCTTTGCTAAAGTTGCACAAAAACTAGTGGTAGCTCACATGATGAAAAGTGAACTATACCTTCAAGACACTGTGTTCATTGGGCcagctcttttatttttagatcaATACTTTAATAATTTTGTAGATGAATATATTGTTCTCTGGATAGCAATGGTCATTGCTTCATTTGATATGACGGCATACTTTAGTGCTTTGTGCCTGCAAATTTCAAGACACCTTCAtataaatatcttcaagacttcaTGTCATCAAGCACCTGAACAGGTTCAAGTTCTTGCTTCAAAGAATCATCAGAATAATATGGACTGAAGAGACTTTCAAACACTTGCTATCTCTTGTTGCTGCTGTTACGTGAAAGGAGATATTAAACATTTGTTTAATATTTAGATAAGTGCTATACATATTtcagcaaataaaatatttcaatgcttaaaaaaaaaaaaaaagaagttttgcaAGTGAGACGAGGGCCTTGAAGACgagcatagtggctggccatcagaagttgacaacaaccaattgagagcaatcatcgaagctgatcctcttacaactataaagaagttgccaaagaactcaacatcGACTATTCTCCTGTTGTTCAgaatttgaagcaaattggaaaggtaaaaaactgggtgcctcatgagctgaccaaaaatcaaaagaattgtcattttgaagtgtcatcttctcttattctacgcaacaagaaaccatttctcaatcagattgtgatgtgcgatgaaaagtggattttatatgacaactggtAAAAATCacctcagtggttggaccaagaagaagctccaaagcacttcccaaagccaaacttgcaccaaaaaaaggtcatggtcactgtttggtggtctgctggttggatccactacagctttctgaatcctggtgaaaccattacatctgagaagtatgcaaaTCTATGAGATGTACCTAAAACTGCAGCTCCTGCAGCTggcactggtcaacagaaagggcccaattctgcCCGACCACAGGTCGCACAACcaacgcttcaaaagttgaacgaattgggctatgaagttttgccttatccatcatattcacctgacctctcaccaaccaaCTACTACTTCAAGTATCTtgactttttgcagggaaaacacttccacgaacaacaggaaacagaaaatgctttccaagagttcgttgAATCCCAAAACacagatttttacactacaggaataaacaaacttttttctctttcaaaaaaatgggttgattataatggttcctattttgactaataaagatgtgtttgagcctagttttaatgatttaaaatgcacggtctgaaactgcaattacttttgcaccagccTAATAACTGCTTCCCCCCCGCATAAAATTTaacagaaaatgtttaaaataatattatgaaTCTATGTTAACAGGCAGACAACGTAGAACATATAATTTGAAACAATAACAATATAATGGGGGAAGGACAGAGATATAAAGGAGTAGAAAGTTTGTATACTACTGAAGCTAGGTTTCTACTAGTTGAACTGGGTTGTTATTACTTTAAGATGTTAGTTTTAATTACAAAGGTAACCTTGAAAAGTAACtaatattgcaggaacagatgcaggacattatattcCTCCTATAAtccactgaacggactgggagagagtgtaaactataatgtaaactattattcatgctgtgtagcagtgctccaaaatgtatccatcaaatgcaatgaatgtacaacattaatgaaagaagttgatttgGGAAAGGTGGGGgttgtgggaagtggggtatatgggaacctcctatattttttaatgtaacattttgtgtgatctatgtatctttaaaaataagtaaaaaatatatttttaaaaaagaaagtaactgcaaatataaacaaaaggaaagaagggaatcaaaatgcTACACTACAAAAaagcaataaatacaaaaaaaggcAGTAATGGAGTAATTGAGGAACAAAACACACAAGATATACAgaaacaaatagttaaatggcagaagtaaattctcagttattaccttaaatgtcaatggattaaattcccctgttagggaagcagacttggcccaatggatggggcatccgcctaccacatgggaagtccgcggttcaaaccccgggcctccttgacctgtgtggagctggcccatgtacagtcctgatgcgcgcaaggagtgccgtgccacgcaggggtgtcccccatgtgggggagctccatgcacagggggtgcaccccgtaaggagagctgcccagcgcgaaaggtacagcctgcccaggaatggcgccgcacacacggagagctaacacaacaagatgacaaaacaaaaagaaacacagattcccggtgcagctgataaggatagaagcggtcatagaagaatacacagctaatggacagagagagcagaccagctgggggaaagggaggaagggagagaagttaaaaaaaaaaaattcccctattaaaaggcagagattggcagattaCAAAACCATTGttcatctatatgctatctgcaagatTTACTTTAGGTACAAAGACACAAGGAGGCTTaaagtaaaagggtggaaaaagatattctatgcattcAGTAATCCAAAGAGAGCCAGAGTGACTACATTATTctcaaacaaaataaactttaaatcaaAAGAGATTATAAGAGACCACAAAGcatattatatactgataaaatattcaatccagcaagaagatatgattataaacatatatggacctcacaacagagccccaaaatatatgaagcaaaaattgacagaattgaagggagaaatacacagTTCtataataattgttggagacttcaatacaccatttacagtaattgatagaacatctaAGCAGATAATTAATatggaaatagaggacttgaatgAGACTAATAACCAATTAGAACTAATGGGCATATATAGAACAACCCAGCTAataacagtagaatacaaattcttctcaagtgtacatggaacatttttcaggatagaccacaaatcaaatcttaataaaactaaaaatattgaaatcatacaaagtatcttctcaaACCACAATGgcataaagctagaaatcagtaacagaaagaaaactggaaaatttacaatatgtagaaatgaaaacattattaaacaaccaatggattaaagaagaaatcacaaatgaAATAACAGAATATCTAGAGatgaatagaaatgaaaacaccGCTAACCAA
The sequence above is drawn from the Dasypus novemcinctus isolate mDasNov1 chromosome 25, mDasNov1.1.hap2, whole genome shotgun sequence genome and encodes:
- the LOC101430880 gene encoding cholinephosphotransferase 1, whose translation is MAAGAGARVAPRWLKALAEPLSAAQLRRLEEHGYAAVGVSLLEPPLQLYWTWLLRWVPLWMAPNTITLLGLAVTLLTTLLLVAYCPTATEEAPYWTFLLCALGLFFYQSLDAIDGKQARRTNSCSPLGELFDHGCDSLSTVLMAVGASIAVRLGTHPDWLFFCSFIGMFMFYCAHWQTYVSGVLRFGKVDVTEIQVALIIVFVLSTFGGATMWDYTIPILEIKLKIVPVLGVVGGAVFSCSNYFHVILHGGVGKNGSTIAGTSVLSPGLHIGLIIILAIMIYKKSATNVFEKHPCLYTLMFGCVFAKVAQKLVVAHMMKSELYLQDTVFIGPALLFLDQYFNNFVDEYIVLWIAMVIASFDMTAYFSALCLQISRHLHINIFKTSCHQAPEQVQVLASKNHQNNMD